In Halosegnis marinus, one genomic interval encodes:
- a CDS encoding pyridoxamine 5'-phosphate oxidase family protein, producing the protein MEVTGDWTRAEAEAFLTSEAGRVPLRVACRTPAGGLWMLSLWYRWRDGGLECATSAHADVVEYLDHDDGVAFEASVNDPPYVGVRGSGRASVSPDGDKQLLRALLDRYLGGTDSGLAERLLRPEREEVRVRIDPAKLYTWDFGDRMD; encoded by the coding sequence ATGGAGGTCACCGGCGACTGGACGCGGGCCGAGGCCGAGGCGTTCCTGACGAGCGAGGCCGGGCGCGTCCCGCTCCGGGTCGCGTGCCGGACGCCCGCCGGGGGGCTGTGGATGCTCTCGTTGTGGTACCGGTGGCGCGACGGGGGACTGGAGTGTGCGACGAGCGCCCACGCCGACGTGGTGGAGTACCTCGACCACGACGACGGCGTGGCGTTCGAGGCGTCGGTGAACGACCCGCCGTACGTCGGCGTCCGCGGGAGCGGGCGGGCGAGCGTCTCGCCCGACGGGGACAAACAGCTGTTGCGCGCGCTCCTCGACCGGTACCTCGGCGGCACGGACTCCGGGCTGGCCGAGCGGCTCCTCCGGCCGGAGCGCGAGGAGGTCCGGGTCCGTATCGACCCGGCGAAGCTGTACACGTGGGACTTCGGCGACCGGATGGACTAG